A region from the Bacteroidales bacterium genome encodes:
- a CDS encoding FKBP-type peptidyl-prolyl cis-trans isomerase — translation MLFIKCKKTILLIILTVSFSIYSCNKDKKEAELALMFSYIDENNIIVDTLPSGLLFSETGFSTPETLESDYPKQGDTVVTVYKAFVLTTGNITTLFDETTTSEPGYYVYKEDPVIEGWEEAIGLMKKDISATVVIPSKLAYGKDQVGIIPPYSPLVFEVRVKNIISSSK, via the coding sequence ATGTTATTTATAAAGTGTAAAAAAACAATACTCCTTATTATACTGACAGTTTCTTTTAGTATATATTCATGTAATAAAGACAAAAAAGAAGCAGAGCTTGCACTAATGTTTTCCTATATTGATGAGAATAATATAATTGTTGACACTTTGCCGAGCGGTCTTTTATTTTCCGAAACAGGTTTCTCTACTCCGGAAACATTAGAGTCTGATTATCCTAAACAAGGAGATACTGTTGTTACTGTTTATAAGGCATTTGTATTAACAACGGGGAACATTACAACATTATTCGATGAAACAACAACCTCTGAACCGGGATATTATGTTTATAAAGAAGACCCTGTTATTGAAGGTTGGGAAGAAGCAATAGGACTTATGAAAAAAGATATTTCTGCAACTGTTGTCATTCCTTCAAAACTTGCTTACGGAAAAGACCAGGTAGGAATTATTCCTCCTTATTCACCCTTAGTTTTTGAAGTACGTGTTAAAAATATTATAAGTTCTTCAAAATAA
- a CDS encoding ATP-binding protein, whose product MRNRTYPKKIVLTGPESTGKTTLSEQLSKEYNTINVPEFAREYIEDIKYKYTFEDVVYIAEKQIKQLIEQNYPGAKDFVFFDTGLIITKIWFLEVFKKVPEFVEEAIRTINVDLYLLCFPDIKWIQDCVRENGGEKRIYLFNKYKKELDLYKFKYFIITGDVNSRFLSAKKYLSSAYCL is encoded by the coding sequence TTGAGAAATAGAACTTACCCAAAAAAGATTGTACTTACAGGTCCGGAATCAACCGGAAAAACAACGTTATCCGAACAACTTTCAAAAGAATATAATACAATTAATGTTCCTGAGTTTGCCAGAGAATATATTGAAGATATAAAATATAAATATACTTTTGAAGATGTTGTATATATTGCAGAAAAACAAATTAAACAACTTATCGAACAAAATTATCCCGGAGCAAAAGATTTTGTTTTTTTTGATACCGGATTAATTATTACAAAAATTTGGTTTCTCGAAGTTTTTAAAAAAGTTCCTGAATTTGTTGAGGAAGCAATAAGAACTATTAATGTTGATTTGTATCTGTTGTGTTTTCCCGATATAAAATGGATACAAGATTGTGTAAGAGAAAACGGGGGCGAAAAAAGAATTTATTTATTTAACAAATACAAAAAGGAACTTGATTTATACAAGTTTAAGTATTTTATTATAACCGGAGACGTAAATTCAAGGTTTTTATCTGCAAAAAAATATTTATCTTCGGCATATTGTTTGTAG